A genomic window from Perca flavescens isolate YP-PL-M2 unplaced genomic scaffold, PFLA_1.0 EPR50_1.1_unplaced_scaf_4, whole genome shotgun sequence includes:
- the dph3 gene encoding diphthamide biosynthesis protein 3 has translation MSVFHDEVEIEDFEYDEETETYYFPCPCGDKFAISKEDLENGEDVATCPSCSLIVKVIYDQFHRETLTSQTFLRSAVEEGLDMGD, from the exons ATGTCGGTATTTCACGATGAAGTAGAGATTGAAGACTTTGAGTATGACGAGGAGACGGAGACGTATTACTTCCCCTGTCCGTGCGGAGACAAATTCGCCATAAGTAAA GAGGATCTGGAGAACGGGGAGGACGTGGCCACGTGTCCCAGCTGCTCTCTCATTGTTAAAGTTATCTATGATCAG TTTCACAGAGAAACtttgactagccagaccttcctccgcagcgctgtggaggagggtctggacaTGGGAGACTAG